Proteins from one Rosa chinensis cultivar Old Blush chromosome 7, RchiOBHm-V2, whole genome shotgun sequence genomic window:
- the LOC112176143 gene encoding putative FBD-associated F-box protein At3g50710 isoform X1, which produces MHNPVELDLCVEKDGSHSEDECLELPKSLFMCKTLFVLKLQSTFVINTPTSWCLSCLKVLIITVYHPDNDPMEKLLPGCSALEDLAISGTVGEGYLNFNVSALELKKLRINLDTVEDYSLADYNDLNIFVRAPKLEYFGLKQTALSNCVLENSKSLVKATIDLNYHTATEHSGFAGRATALLAQICNVKSLSLSAHGLDENCDLPVFGNLNQLRLVLHRCCSWWAELLKRSPNLESLVLEHDVYNCDGIAEYGFEKMELLWHPPELVPNCLLSHVKTICIKRFLGRDDDFEVAKYLLKNGKVLNSMKIYTGDFFVCTKEDMLEKLLMFERGSKTCQVEIA; this is translated from the exons ATGCATAATCCTGTTGAACTTGATCTTTGTGTTGAAAAAGATGGATCACATTCAGAGGACGAGTGTCTCGAGTTGCCTAAGAGCCTTTTCATGTGCAAAACACTGTTTGTTTTGAAACTGCAGTCAACTTTTGTCATCAATACTCCTACTTCATGGTGTTTGTCATGTCTCAAGGTTCTGATCATTACAGTTTATCATCCTGATAATGACCCGATGGAAAAGCTTTTGCCTGGCTGCTCTGCACTTGAAGATTTGGCTATATCTGGAACTGTGGGAGAAGGCTATTTGAATTTCAACGTCTCTGCGCTTGAACTTAAGAAGTTAAGAATCAATCTTGACACTGTAGAAGATTATAGTTTGGCTGATTATAATGATCTCAACATTTTTGTTAGAGCTCCAAAGCTCGAATACTTTGGTCTCAAGCAGACCGCTTTGTCTAATTGTGTTTTGGAGAATTCGAAGTCTTTAGTCAAAGCCACTATTGATCTCAATTACCACACAGCAACTGAACATTCTGGCTTTGCTGGCCGTGCGACTGCACTTTTGGCACAAATTTGCAATGTCAAATCTTTGTCCCTTTCAGCACATGGTTTGGAT GAGAATTGTGATCTGCCTGTTTTTGGTAATTTGAACCAATTGAGACTGGTTCTTCATCGTTGCTGTTCTTGGTGGGCAGAGTTGCTGAAGAGATCACCTAATCTAGAATCTCTTGTCTTAGAACACGAC GTCTACAATTGTGATGGAATAGCGGAATATGGTTTTGAAAAGATGGAGCTACTTTGGCATCCTCCTGAGTTGGTGCCAAATTGTTTGTTGTCACACGTCAAGACTATCTGTATCAAAAGATTCCTGGGAAGGGACGATGACTTTGAAGTGGCAAAATATTTGTTAAAGAATGGTAAAGTTTTGAATAGCATGAAAATTTACACAGGTGACTTTTTTGTGTGTACAAAGGAGGATATGTTGGAGAAACTTTTAATGTTTGAAAGGGGTTCTAAGACATGTCAAGTTGAAATTGCCTGA
- the LOC112176143 gene encoding putative FBD-associated F-box protein At3g50710 isoform X2 — protein MCKTLFVLKLQSTFVINTPTSWCLSCLKVLIITVYHPDNDPMEKLLPGCSALEDLAISGTVGEGYLNFNVSALELKKLRINLDTVEDYSLADYNDLNIFVRAPKLEYFGLKQTALSNCVLENSKSLVKATIDLNYHTATEHSGFAGRATALLAQICNVKSLSLSAHGLDENCDLPVFGNLNQLRLVLHRCCSWWAELLKRSPNLESLVLEHDVYNCDGIAEYGFEKMELLWHPPELVPNCLLSHVKTICIKRFLGRDDDFEVAKYLLKNGKVLNSMKIYTGDFFVCTKEDMLEKLLMFERGSKTCQVEIA, from the exons ATGTGCAAAACACTGTTTGTTTTGAAACTGCAGTCAACTTTTGTCATCAATACTCCTACTTCATGGTGTTTGTCATGTCTCAAGGTTCTGATCATTACAGTTTATCATCCTGATAATGACCCGATGGAAAAGCTTTTGCCTGGCTGCTCTGCACTTGAAGATTTGGCTATATCTGGAACTGTGGGAGAAGGCTATTTGAATTTCAACGTCTCTGCGCTTGAACTTAAGAAGTTAAGAATCAATCTTGACACTGTAGAAGATTATAGTTTGGCTGATTATAATGATCTCAACATTTTTGTTAGAGCTCCAAAGCTCGAATACTTTGGTCTCAAGCAGACCGCTTTGTCTAATTGTGTTTTGGAGAATTCGAAGTCTTTAGTCAAAGCCACTATTGATCTCAATTACCACACAGCAACTGAACATTCTGGCTTTGCTGGCCGTGCGACTGCACTTTTGGCACAAATTTGCAATGTCAAATCTTTGTCCCTTTCAGCACATGGTTTGGAT GAGAATTGTGATCTGCCTGTTTTTGGTAATTTGAACCAATTGAGACTGGTTCTTCATCGTTGCTGTTCTTGGTGGGCAGAGTTGCTGAAGAGATCACCTAATCTAGAATCTCTTGTCTTAGAACACGAC GTCTACAATTGTGATGGAATAGCGGAATATGGTTTTGAAAAGATGGAGCTACTTTGGCATCCTCCTGAGTTGGTGCCAAATTGTTTGTTGTCACACGTCAAGACTATCTGTATCAAAAGATTCCTGGGAAGGGACGATGACTTTGAAGTGGCAAAATATTTGTTAAAGAATGGTAAAGTTTTGAATAGCATGAAAATTTACACAGGTGACTTTTTTGTGTGTACAAAGGAGGATATGTTGGAGAAACTTTTAATGTTTGAAAGGGGTTCTAAGACATGTCAAGTTGAAATTGCCTGA
- the LOC112179697 gene encoding probable pectinesterase/pectinesterase inhibitor 41, with the protein MAYLFNPLSSSLFLILFSLLISQSSSADVPLNTSLPPETICNSTPHPSYCLSVLPHKNANVYEFGRFSIQHSLLQSQNLMVSLNQYLQSYRSALSQTAIQALEDCKFLASLNIDFISNTIKKVNSSSDAVLPSSAADDLQTLLSAIMTNQQTCSDALQSVTTVKDELLVPLLNCTSMYSVSLALFTEGWVPKDHKNANGKPNHLSFRKGRLSLKMSIKARGVYDWVISRPGRRLLQAAGDEEVVVRDIVVVGQDGSGNFTTINDAINAAPNNSVASDGYFLVYVTAGVYEEYVSIASNKRYLLLIGDGINQTIITGNRNVVDGSTTFDSATLAVVAEGFVGVNITIRNTAGPSKMQAVAVRNGADLSVFYSCSFEAYQDTLYAHSLRQFYRECDIYGTVDFIFGNAAVVLQNCNIYPRQPLKGQSNPITAQGRTDPNQNTGTSIQNCTITAAADLASSNFTVKTYLGRPWKEYSRTVYLQNFMDSLIDPVGWLEWNGDFALSTLYYAEYDNRGPGSDTSNRVTWPGYHVINATDAVNFTVSNFLVGDSWLPQTGVPYTGGFV; encoded by the exons ATGGCTTATCTCTTCAATCCTCTGTCATCATCACTATTCCTCATTCTCTTCTCTTTGCTCATCTCTCAATCTTCATCTGCCGACGTTCCTCTTAACACTTCCCTCCCGCCGGAAACCATCTGCAACTCCACCCCACACCCTTCTTACTGCTTGTCCGTCCTCCCTCACAAAAATGCCAATGTCTACGAGTTCGGCCGCTTCTCCATCCAACACTCTCTCCTCCAATCCCAAAACCTAATGGTCTCCCTCAACCAATACCTCCAAAGTTACCGTTCTGCTTTATCGCAAACCGCCATTCAAGCCCTCGAGGATTGCAAGTTCCTCGCGTCCCTGAACATCGACTTCATCTCAAACACCATAAAAAAAGTTAACAGCAGCAGCGACGCCGTGCTTCCGAGCTCGGCCGCAGATGATCTCCAGACATTGCTCAGTGCCATCATGACAAACCAGCAGACTTGTTCCGACGCACTCCAATCTGTCACTACTGTCAAAGACGAGCTCTTAGTCCCGCTCTTAAACTGTACAAGTATGTACAGCGTCTCTTTGGCTCTGTTCACAGAGGGTTGGGTGCCAAAGGATCACAAAAATGCTAACGGGAAGCCTAACCATCTTAGTTTTCGAAAGGGTAGGTTGTCACTGAAAATGTCGATCAAAGCGCGTGGGGTCTACGACTGGGTGATAAGTCGGCCAGGAAGGCGGCTTCTTCAGGCGGCTGGAGATGAGGAAGTTGTGGTTAGGGACATTGTGGTGGTGGGCCAGGATGGAAGTGGGAACTTCACCACCATCAATGATGCTATTAATGCAGCGCCGAACAACTCTGTTGCTAGTGATGGGTATTTCTTGGTGTATGTCACCGCCGGTGTTTACGAAGAGTATGTTTCGATTGCGTCGAACAAGCGGTACTTGTTGCTGATCGGAGACGGTATCAATCAGACCATCATCACCGGGAACCGCAATGTCGTGGATGGATCGACTACTTTCGACTCTGCTACTTTAG CTGTGGTGGCAGAAGGGTTTGTGGGAGTCAACATAACCATTCGTAACACGGCTGGACCAAGTAAAATGCAGGCCGTGGCGGTCCGAAACGGCGCCGACTTGTCAGTCTTCTACAGCTGCAGCTTTGAGGCCTACCAGGACACCCTATACGCGCATTCTCTCCGACAATTCTACCGAGAATGTGACATCTATGGAACTGTCGATTTCATATTCGGCAATGCTGCAGTTGTTTTACAAAACTGTAACATCTATCCTCGCCAGCCACTCAAAGGCCAATCCAATCCCATCACGGCTCAGGGCCGAACTGACCCGAATCAGAATACGGGCACTTCCATCCAGAACTGCACCATTACAGCCGCTGCGGACTTGGCTTCGAGTAACTTCACTGTCAAGACATATCTAGGGAGGCCATGGAAGGAGTATTCGAGGACGGTTTACTTGCAGAATTTCATGGATAGTTTGATTGATCCTGTTGGTTGGCTCGAGTGGAATGGAGATTTTGCACTGAGCACATTGTATTATGCTGAGTATGATAACAGAGGACCTGGATCAGACACTAGTAACAGAGTCACATGGCCTGGTTACCATGTGATCAATGCAACTGATGCTGTTAATTTTACAGTGTCTAACTTTCTGGTAGGGGATAGCTGGTTGCCTCAGACAGGTGTGCCTTATACTGGTGGCTTTGTTTGA